Proteins encoded together in one Parus major isolate Abel chromosome 25LG2, Parus_major1.1, whole genome shotgun sequence window:
- the CREB3L4 gene encoding cyclic AMP-responsive element-binding protein 3-like protein 4 isoform X2, which produces MEAPELPEPDGLFPDPPSLPVPVLGFQTLTLPEDDGSGAEELLGLTVNPDIACGLGTGPETPRPDGPPPVLLEVVCDLSTPLYPSLFPGIELAPSPEPLATAQERLLKKVRRKIRNKQSAQDSRRRKKEYLDGLESRAAACSALNQELRKKVQELEKSNGSLLRQLQALVKETSAKPAQTGTCVLLLFLSLGLILLPSSSPFRGGGSRDGLGPTGVISRNILTRREPGAAGESPFPAGMSGMEPGSGVEDGAGGGPGDGIPSPQGDPGTNSSRQDVGTGTRGRGDEM; this is translated from the exons ATGGAGGCACCGGAGCTCCCGGAGCCGGACGGGCTCTTCCCGGATCCCCCCTCGCTCCCGGTGCCGGTGCTGGGCTTCCAGACCCTGACGCTCCCGGAGGATGAT GGCAGCGGAGccgaggagctgctggggctcacGGTGAACCCCGACATCGCCTGCGGCCTCGGCACCGGCCCGGAGACCCCCCGGCCCGACGGGCCCCCCCcggtgctgctggaggtggtCTGTGACCTCAGCACTCCCCTGTACCCCTCGCTGTTCCCCGGCATCGAGCTGGCCCCGAGCCCCGAGCCCCTGGCCACG GCCCAGGAGCGGCTCCTGAAGAAGGTGCGGAGGAAGATCCGGAACAAGCAGTCGGCGCAGGACAGCCGGCGGAGGAAGAAGGAATACCTGGACGGGCTGGAGAGCAG GGCGGCCGCGTGCTCGGCACTGAACCAGGAGCTGCGGAAAAAGgtccaggagctggagaagagcaACGG GTCCCTCCTGCGGCAGCTCCAGGCGCTCGTCAAGGAAACGTCCGCCAAGCCCGCCCAGACCGGCACCTGTGTCCTG ctcctgttCCTGTCGCTGGGGCTGatcctgctccccagctccagcccgTTCCGCGGGGGAGGCAGCCGCGACGGCCTCGGACCCACCGGAG TGATCTCCAGGAACATCCTGACGCGGCGGGAGCCGGGAGCGGCCGGAGAATCCCCGTTCCCGGCGGGGATGTCGGGGATGGAGCCCGGATCCGGTGTGGAGGATGGAGCCGGGGGGGGACCCGGGGATGGGATTCCCTCCCCCCAGGGGGATCCAGGGACCAATTCCTCCAGGCAGGAcgtggggacagggacacggggacgTGGGGATGAGATGTGA
- the CREB3L4 gene encoding cyclic AMP-responsive element-binding protein 3-like protein 4 isoform X1 yields the protein MEAPELPEPDGLFPDPPSLPVPVLGFQTLTLPEDDGSGAEELLGLTVNPDIACGLGTGPETPRPDGPPPVLLEVVCDLSTPLYPSLFPGIELAPSPEPLATTPQSVPVPELRLTEEEKRLLAQEGVTLPGELPLTQAQERLLKKVRRKIRNKQSAQDSRRRKKEYLDGLESRAAACSALNQELRKKVQELEKSNGSLLRQLQALVKETSAKPAQTGTCVLLLFLSLGLILLPSSSPFRGGGSRDGLGPTGVISRNILTRREPGAAGESPFPAGMSGMEPGSGVEDGAGGGPGDGIPSPQGDPGTNSSRQDVGTGTRGRGDEM from the exons ATGGAGGCACCGGAGCTCCCGGAGCCGGACGGGCTCTTCCCGGATCCCCCCTCGCTCCCGGTGCCGGTGCTGGGCTTCCAGACCCTGACGCTCCCGGAGGATGAT GGCAGCGGAGccgaggagctgctggggctcacGGTGAACCCCGACATCGCCTGCGGCCTCGGCACCGGCCCGGAGACCCCCCGGCCCGACGGGCCCCCCCcggtgctgctggaggtggtCTGTGACCTCAGCACTCCCCTGTACCCCTCGCTGTTCCCCGGCATCGAGCTGGCCCCGAGCCCCGAGCCCCTGGCCACG ACCCCCCAGTCCGTCCCTGTCCCGGAGCTCCGGCTGACGGAGGAGGAGAAGCGGCTGCTGGCGCAGGAGGGGGTGACCCTGCCCGGGGAGCTGCCCCTCACCCAG GCCCAGGAGCGGCTCCTGAAGAAGGTGCGGAGGAAGATCCGGAACAAGCAGTCGGCGCAGGACAGCCGGCGGAGGAAGAAGGAATACCTGGACGGGCTGGAGAGCAG GGCGGCCGCGTGCTCGGCACTGAACCAGGAGCTGCGGAAAAAGgtccaggagctggagaagagcaACGG GTCCCTCCTGCGGCAGCTCCAGGCGCTCGTCAAGGAAACGTCCGCCAAGCCCGCCCAGACCGGCACCTGTGTCCTG ctcctgttCCTGTCGCTGGGGCTGatcctgctccccagctccagcccgTTCCGCGGGGGAGGCAGCCGCGACGGCCTCGGACCCACCGGAG TGATCTCCAGGAACATCCTGACGCGGCGGGAGCCGGGAGCGGCCGGAGAATCCCCGTTCCCGGCGGGGATGTCGGGGATGGAGCCCGGATCCGGTGTGGAGGATGGAGCCGGGGGGGGACCCGGGGATGGGATTCCCTCCCCCCAGGGGGATCCAGGGACCAATTCCTCCAGGCAGGAcgtggggacagggacacggggacgTGGGGATGAGATGTGA
- the SLC39A1 gene encoding zinc transporter ZIP1 yields MDTGLGAALAWSPGAASQPPPGLGVKLGSLVLLLLLPLACGLAPLWCFRQPPDPHSPMLSLVSCFSGGVFMGTFLLDLLPDYLGSIAAALEGLRITLQFPLPEFILAMGFFLVLVLEQVTLAQRELSEPPEESRALLPNGSIQAAVAGGSLGSPVPVSGGPG; encoded by the exons ATGGACACCGGGCTCGGGGCCGCGCTGGCCTGGAGCCCCGGGGCGGCCTCGCAGCCCCCGCCCGGGCTGGGGGTGAAGTTGGGgtctctggtgctgctgctgctgctgcccctcgCCTGCGGCCTGGCGCCCCTCTGGTGCTTCCGGCAGCCCCCCG ACCCCCACAGCCCCATGCTCAGCCTCGTGAGCTGCTTCTCCGGTGGTGTTTTCATGGGCACCTTCCTGCTCGACCTCCTGCCTGACTACCTGGGCAGCATCGCTGCGGCGCTGGAGGGGCTGCGCATCACG CTGCAGTTCCCTCTGCCGGAGTTCATCCTGGCCATGGGTTTTTtcctggtgctggtgctggagcaggtgacgCTGGCGCAGCGGGAGCTGTCGGAGCCGCCCGAGGAGTCGCGGGCGCTGCTGCCCAACGGCTCCATCCAGGCGGCGGTGGCCGGGGGCTCGCTGGGCTCGCCGGTGCCGGTGTCCGGCGGTCCCGGG